The Terracoccus luteus genome includes a region encoding these proteins:
- a CDS encoding MFS transporter yields MCVAAVNVGRARSRALVVASLGTVLTLVAFTAPLATVNAVAAELDADVAGRTWMLSSMGVGLGATLLTAGALADDLGRRRLVVWGLLVLSAGSALSALAGSTGLFVASRVVQGVGGAAVVAASLGLVAHWYEPGPARARAAGVWGASVGGGITLGPLLSTFLERWLTWRDAYWVLVVGSLAVAAHGRLRLEENRSATPRGLDLAGAALLSASLTCLLAAMVEGRQGWTSTLVLGLAGAAVVTGLGFVAVEARSASAMVPLELFRAPRFVAATTAAFVTGAGIIAVMSYLPGFLGLALGVPATTTALVFVAWSGTSVVVALFARRLPARFTGRLQLAASLALVGVGQLALGGVGTGSSWGRLVPGLLVAGVASGVLNSALGREAVASVPDGRGAMGSGANNTARYVGSAVGVTVVSVVVAAVAAQPSGAPASDGVAGLVAGWNAAVLVTAAVSLVGSVVVLLCRERG; encoded by the coding sequence GTGTGTGTCGCAGCCGTAAACGTGGGTCGGGCCCGGTCGAGGGCGCTCGTCGTCGCCTCGCTCGGCACGGTCCTGACCCTGGTCGCCTTCACCGCGCCCCTGGCGACGGTCAACGCGGTCGCCGCCGAGCTGGATGCCGACGTGGCGGGGCGGACGTGGATGCTCAGCTCGATGGGGGTCGGGCTGGGCGCGACCCTCCTGACCGCGGGGGCGCTCGCCGACGACCTCGGTCGCCGGCGCCTCGTCGTGTGGGGACTGCTCGTGCTCTCGGCCGGGTCGGCCCTGTCGGCGCTCGCCGGCTCCACCGGCCTCTTCGTCGCCTCCCGGGTCGTGCAGGGCGTGGGCGGCGCCGCCGTCGTCGCGGCGAGCCTTGGGCTCGTGGCGCACTGGTACGAGCCCGGACCCGCACGGGCGCGCGCCGCCGGAGTCTGGGGCGCGAGCGTCGGGGGTGGCATCACCCTCGGCCCGTTGCTCTCGACGTTCCTCGAGCGGTGGCTGACGTGGCGTGACGCCTACTGGGTGCTCGTCGTCGGCTCGCTGGCCGTCGCGGCCCACGGTCGGCTGCGGCTCGAGGAGAACCGGTCCGCGACGCCGCGGGGTCTCGACCTCGCGGGTGCGGCACTGCTCTCGGCGTCCCTCACCTGCCTGCTCGCGGCGATGGTCGAGGGGCGTCAGGGCTGGACCTCGACCCTCGTCCTCGGCCTCGCCGGGGCCGCCGTCGTCACCGGCCTCGGCTTCGTCGCCGTGGAGGCGCGCAGCGCGTCGGCCATGGTGCCGCTGGAGCTCTTCCGCGCGCCGCGCTTCGTGGCCGCGACGACGGCGGCCTTCGTGACGGGTGCGGGCATCATCGCCGTGATGTCGTACCTGCCGGGCTTCCTCGGCCTCGCGCTGGGGGTGCCGGCCACGACGACCGCCCTCGTCTTCGTGGCGTGGTCGGGCACGAGCGTCGTCGTGGCGCTGTTCGCGCGTCGGCTGCCCGCCCGGTTCACCGGTCGCCTGCAGCTGGCCGCCTCGCTGGCTCTCGTCGGCGTGGGCCAGCTCGCCCTCGGCGGCGTCGGGACCGGCTCGTCGTGGGGGCGTCTCGTGCCCGGCCTGCTCGTCGCGGGGGTGGCGAGCGGCGTGCTCAACTCCGCCCTCGGCCGGGAGGCGGTGGCCAGCGTGCCCGACGGGCGCGGCGCGATGGGCAGCGGCGCCAACAACACCGCCCGCTACGTCGGGTCGGCCGTGGGGGTCACCGTCGTGTCGGTCGTCGTCGCCGCGGTGGCCGCGCAGCCATCGGGCGCACCGGCATCCGACGGCGTTGCGGGCCTCGTGGCCGGGTGGAACGCGGCCGTGCTCGTCACCGCCGCCGTCTCGCTCGTCGGCAGCGTCGTCGTGCTGCTGTGCCGTGAACGAGGGTGA
- a CDS encoding MGH1-like glycoside hydrolase domain-containing protein: MDSPAPGRPRSAEHSRLGECDGPAAPWRLWGPYLAGRQWGTVREDYTADGDAWAGFPFDHAVSRAYRWGEDGLGGISDRYGFLNVAVSLWNGRDPILKERLFGLTNTEGNHGEDAKEYWWALDGTPTHSWMQWLYRYPQAEFPYEQLRRENAERTRDEREFELGDTGLLDDGEFFDVTVTYAKADPTDICIRVTATNHGPAAAPLHLLPTVWLRNTWSWGTDPRITELHEVRRNGRPPRGYRAAEVRHGFLGSYVLAAQGNPQILFCDNETNAAKLWGSTSAQSLYPKDGINDRVVHRRRNAVNPKGYGSKAAFWYQWDAVQPGETVTVDLRLGPSDRGLAAFGEPFDAVVAARSAEADEFYGHVIHPSLTPDERHVARRAYAGLLWGKQLYRYDVGQWLAGDPVGPKPPGSRAGIRNERWKHLALADVVSMPDEWEYPWFAAWDLAFHTIPLAHVDPDFAKEQLVLMCREWAMHPNGQLPAYEWEFGDVNPPVHAWAAWHVYRIDGYRDREFLTRVFTKLLLNFAWWVNRKDEAGSNLFEGGFLGMDNIGLFNRSAPLPPGFRLEQSDATSWMAFYCQQMLKIALELARTDKAYDDLATKFLEHFLSIAQAVRHFGSSDKSLWHEGDGFFYDVLVQPDGRAPHMRVRSMVGLLPILGTTEIPAWVADELPDVTARLAWLQERRPELTEPVVTREADGKILLTLVEPDRLRRLLERMFDTEEFLSPFGIRSLSAATRQAVTATVGDETVSIAYEPGESRTAMFGGNSNWRGPVWFPVNVLLADKLRTYGRFFGDEVQVEIPRGSGHWGTLEDAADVIDHGLTDLFRPVDGRRPADGKRIESRDDPLWSAHPTFSEYFDGDTGEGLGATHQTGWTALVAHLLNPRLPPDPRDMGWG; this comes from the coding sequence ATGGACAGCCCCGCCCCCGGCCGACCGCGCAGCGCGGAGCACTCCCGCCTCGGCGAGTGCGACGGGCCCGCGGCGCCGTGGCGGCTGTGGGGCCCGTACCTCGCCGGGCGCCAGTGGGGCACCGTGCGCGAGGACTACACCGCCGACGGTGACGCGTGGGCCGGCTTCCCCTTCGACCACGCCGTCTCGCGGGCCTACCGCTGGGGCGAGGACGGCCTCGGCGGCATCAGCGACCGCTACGGCTTCCTCAACGTCGCCGTGTCGCTGTGGAACGGGCGCGACCCGATCCTCAAGGAGCGGCTCTTCGGCCTCACCAACACCGAGGGCAACCACGGCGAGGACGCCAAGGAGTACTGGTGGGCCCTCGACGGCACGCCCACCCACAGCTGGATGCAGTGGCTCTACCGCTACCCGCAGGCCGAGTTCCCCTACGAGCAGCTGCGCCGCGAGAACGCCGAGCGCACCCGCGACGAGCGCGAGTTCGAGCTAGGCGACACCGGCCTGCTCGACGACGGGGAGTTCTTCGACGTCACCGTCACCTACGCCAAGGCCGACCCCACCGACATCTGCATCCGGGTCACCGCCACCAACCACGGCCCCGCGGCCGCGCCGTTGCACCTGCTGCCGACGGTCTGGCTGCGCAACACGTGGTCGTGGGGCACCGACCCGCGCATCACCGAGCTGCACGAGGTGCGTCGCAACGGGCGGCCGCCCCGCGGCTACCGCGCCGCCGAGGTGCGACACGGCTTCCTCGGCTCGTACGTCCTTGCAGCACAGGGCAACCCGCAGATCCTCTTCTGCGACAACGAGACCAACGCCGCCAAGCTGTGGGGCAGCACGAGCGCCCAGTCGCTCTACCCGAAGGACGGCATCAACGACCGCGTCGTGCACCGGCGTCGCAACGCCGTCAACCCGAAGGGCTACGGCAGCAAGGCCGCGTTCTGGTACCAGTGGGATGCCGTGCAGCCGGGTGAGACGGTCACCGTCGACCTGCGTCTCGGCCCGTCGGACCGTGGCCTCGCGGCCTTCGGCGAGCCCTTCGACGCGGTGGTCGCGGCGCGCTCGGCCGAGGCCGACGAGTTCTACGGCCACGTCATCCACCCCTCGCTGACGCCCGACGAGCGGCACGTCGCCCGCCGGGCCTACGCCGGCCTGCTGTGGGGCAAGCAGCTCTACCGCTACGACGTCGGGCAGTGGCTCGCGGGCGACCCCGTGGGGCCCAAGCCGCCGGGCTCGCGGGCCGGCATCCGCAACGAGCGGTGGAAGCACCTCGCCCTCGCCGACGTCGTCTCGATGCCCGACGAGTGGGAGTACCCGTGGTTCGCCGCGTGGGACCTCGCCTTCCACACCATCCCCCTCGCGCACGTCGACCCCGACTTCGCGAAGGAGCAGCTCGTGCTCATGTGTCGCGAGTGGGCGATGCACCCGAACGGGCAGCTGCCCGCGTACGAGTGGGAGTTCGGCGACGTCAACCCGCCGGTGCACGCGTGGGCGGCCTGGCACGTCTACCGCATCGACGGCTACCGCGACCGTGAGTTCCTCACCCGGGTCTTCACCAAGCTGCTGCTCAACTTCGCGTGGTGGGTCAACCGCAAGGACGAGGCCGGGAGCAACCTCTTCGAGGGCGGCTTCCTCGGCATGGACAACATCGGCCTGTTCAACCGCTCGGCCCCGCTGCCGCCCGGGTTCCGTCTCGAGCAGAGCGACGCGACGAGCTGGATGGCCTTCTACTGCCAGCAGATGCTCAAGATCGCGCTCGAGCTGGCGCGCACCGACAAGGCCTACGACGACCTCGCGACGAAGTTCCTCGAGCACTTCCTCTCGATCGCCCAGGCGGTGCGGCACTTCGGCTCGAGCGACAAGTCGCTGTGGCACGAGGGCGACGGGTTCTTCTACGACGTGCTCGTGCAGCCCGACGGCCGCGCGCCGCACATGCGGGTGCGCTCGATGGTCGGCCTGCTGCCGATCCTCGGCACGACCGAGATCCCGGCGTGGGTGGCCGACGAGCTGCCCGACGTCACCGCCCGTCTCGCGTGGCTGCAGGAGCGTCGCCCCGAGCTCACCGAGCCCGTCGTCACCCGCGAGGCCGACGGCAAGATCCTGCTCACGCTCGTCGAGCCGGACCGGCTGCGGCGCCTGCTCGAGCGCATGTTCGACACCGAGGAGTTCCTCTCCCCCTTCGGCATCCGCTCGCTGTCGGCCGCCACCCGGCAGGCCGTCACGGCGACCGTCGGCGACGAGACCGTCTCGATCGCCTACGAGCCCGGCGAGTCGCGCACCGCGATGTTCGGCGGCAACTCCAACTGGCGTGGGCCCGTGTGGTTCCCGGTCAACGTCCTGCTCGCCGACAAGCTGCGCACGTACGGCCGCTTCTTCGGCGACGAGGTCCAGGTCGAGATCCCCCGCGGGTCCGGTCACTGGGGCACGCTCGAGGACGCCGCCGACGTCATCGACCACGGCCTCACCGACCTCTTCCGACCCGTCGACGGCCGCCGCCCCGCCGACGGCAAGCGCATCGAGTCGCGCGACGACCCGCTGTGGTCGGCCCACCCGACGTTCTCGGAGTACTTCGACGGCGACACGGGCGAAGGCCTCGGCGCGACGCACCAGACCGGGTGGACGGCCCTCGTCGCGCACCTGCTCAACCCCCGCCTGCCCCCGGACCCGCGCGACATGGGGTGGGGCTGA
- a CDS encoding lipid II:glycine glycyltransferase FemX translates to MTEPITVAPISADQHLAWVRDQRAVSFLQTPAWAQVKTDWRTESVGWFEGERLVGAALVLYRPLPRIGRSLAYVPEGPAIDWSSPRLVEMLRALRDHVRRRKAFVLRLGPPVATHRWHALTIKDGISDPRVGRYDEATPDVVEPEGTAVVDQLRRLGFRHLSADDGFTAGQPEYVFRIPLAGRSEADVLAGMNQLWRRNIKKTEKNGVQVRVGGAQDVAAFHRVYVETAERDRFTPRGREYFERMYAALSAEDPDRIRVYLAEHEGDVLAATVFVRVGEHAWYSYGASTAAKRELQGSTAIQWRMLRDSIAAGASVYDLRGITNTLDTENPHIGLIRFKVGTGGEAVRLVGEWDLPLNPLLYRAFSLYMNRR, encoded by the coding sequence GTGACCGAGCCCATCACCGTCGCCCCCATCAGCGCGGACCAGCACCTCGCCTGGGTCCGTGACCAGCGGGCGGTGAGCTTCCTGCAGACCCCGGCGTGGGCACAGGTCAAGACCGACTGGCGCACGGAGTCCGTCGGCTGGTTCGAGGGCGAGCGCCTCGTCGGTGCCGCCCTCGTGCTCTACCGGCCGCTGCCGCGCATCGGCCGGTCGCTCGCGTACGTGCCCGAGGGGCCGGCGATCGACTGGTCCTCCCCCCGTCTCGTCGAGATGCTCCGGGCCCTGCGCGACCACGTCCGGCGCCGCAAGGCCTTCGTGCTGCGCCTCGGCCCGCCCGTGGCGACGCACCGCTGGCACGCGCTGACGATCAAGGACGGCATCAGCGACCCGCGCGTCGGCCGCTACGACGAGGCGACGCCCGACGTCGTCGAGCCGGAGGGGACGGCGGTGGTCGACCAGCTGCGGCGCCTCGGCTTCCGGCACCTCTCGGCCGACGACGGCTTCACCGCCGGCCAGCCGGAGTACGTCTTCCGCATCCCGCTCGCCGGGCGGTCGGAGGCCGACGTCCTCGCCGGCATGAACCAGCTGTGGCGGCGCAACATCAAGAAGACCGAGAAGAACGGCGTGCAGGTGCGCGTCGGCGGGGCGCAGGACGTCGCCGCCTTCCACCGTGTCTACGTCGAGACCGCCGAGCGCGACCGGTTCACCCCGCGCGGGCGCGAGTACTTCGAGCGCATGTACGCCGCGCTGTCGGCGGAGGACCCCGACCGCATCCGGGTCTACCTCGCCGAGCACGAGGGCGACGTCCTCGCGGCCACCGTCTTCGTCCGCGTCGGCGAGCATGCCTGGTACTCCTACGGTGCGTCGACGGCGGCGAAGCGCGAGCTGCAGGGCTCCACCGCGATCCAGTGGCGGATGCTGCGTGACTCGATCGCGGCCGGCGCGTCGGTCTACGACCTGCGCGGCATCACCAACACCCTCGACACCGAGAACCCTCACATCGGTCTCATCCGCTTCAAGGTGGGCACCGGTGGCGAGGCGGTGCGGCTCGTCGGCGAGTGGGACCTTCCCCTGAACCCCCTTCTCTACCGGGCGTTCTCGCTCTACATGAACCGGCGGTGA
- a CDS encoding alanine racemase, which produces MSFVLHVDAARWRAAQDAAAARYPGVVPVVKGNGYGFGRDLLCAEAGRLGASTVAVGLYAELGPALDAFAGDVLVMEPFRARVHDDLARLDARQQADAGRGVHTVTSAVDLEALREVAPRARVVVEALTSMNRFGAPVAEVADLAHRADAEGVTLHLPLGTGHVEEISRFVDAAPDVRRWYVSHTSPGELAELARRHPGRELLPRVGTSLWLADPAAHEVRAHVLDVRPVGKGEHAGYRQRPLAPGHVVVVSGGTSHGVAMESPASAATPRARAVAVVEGLLEAAHRVTSPFTVGGRRVRFAEPPHMQCSLLSLPAGGAVPSVGDTVPVRMRLTTAYPDAVELH; this is translated from the coding sequence ATGTCGTTCGTGCTCCACGTCGACGCCGCGCGGTGGCGTGCCGCCCAGGACGCCGCCGCGGCCCGGTACCCCGGTGTCGTCCCCGTCGTGAAGGGCAACGGCTACGGCTTCGGGCGCGACCTGCTCTGCGCCGAGGCCGGTCGGCTCGGCGCCAGCACCGTGGCCGTCGGGCTCTACGCCGAGCTCGGCCCCGCCCTCGACGCCTTCGCGGGCGACGTCCTCGTCATGGAGCCGTTCCGGGCCCGCGTGCACGACGACCTCGCCCGCCTCGACGCCCGCCAGCAGGCGGACGCCGGCCGCGGCGTGCACACCGTCACGAGCGCGGTCGACCTCGAGGCGCTGCGGGAGGTCGCCCCGCGGGCCCGGGTCGTCGTCGAGGCGCTGACGTCGATGAACCGCTTCGGTGCCCCGGTCGCCGAGGTCGCCGACCTCGCCCACCGGGCGGACGCCGAGGGCGTCACCCTGCACCTCCCGCTCGGCACCGGCCACGTCGAGGAGATCAGCCGGTTCGTCGACGCCGCCCCCGACGTGCGGCGCTGGTACGTCTCGCACACCTCCCCCGGCGAGCTCGCCGAGCTGGCCCGCCGGCATCCGGGCCGCGAGCTGCTCCCGCGCGTCGGCACCTCGCTCTGGCTCGCCGACCCTGCGGCCCACGAGGTGCGGGCCCACGTGCTCGACGTGCGCCCGGTCGGCAAGGGCGAGCACGCCGGCTACCGGCAGCGCCCCCTCGCCCCCGGCCACGTCGTCGTCGTCAGCGGCGGCACCTCGCACGGCGTCGCGATGGAGTCGCCCGCCTCGGCGGCCACCCCCCGCGCCCGCGCGGTCGCCGTCGTCGAGGGGCTGCTCGAGGCGGCGCACCGCGTCACCTCGCCCTTCACCGTCGGCGGGCGACGGGTGCGCTTCGCCGAGCCGCCGCACATGCAGTGCAGCCTCCTGTCGCTGCCCGCCGGGGGCGCCGTGCCCTCCGTGGGCGACACCGTGCCGGTGCGCATGCGCCTGACGACCGCCTACCCGGATGCCGTCGAGCTGCACTGA